Proteins from one Sphaeramia orbicularis chromosome 17, fSphaOr1.1, whole genome shotgun sequence genomic window:
- the angptl4 gene encoding angiopoietin-related protein 4 translates to MKTTLATLTLCLVALMATGFPFERKGGSSSGGAAKEKRVQYAAWDDVNVIAHGLLQLGQGLKEHVDKTKVQMRDIATKLKVFNRTMTEFGKESQKLQQEGEALKARARGLEDREGQLLNVTAEMREKTEEIQQERRTMGERISRLEERVNSMLQGDGVLPDMNAGNKNSSDARNIQMLLEAQNRRIDDLMERIRLQQEKLDKQNVRIRTLQSQIQQSRLRPSPRSSSTDASAQSSIVEQRDAPAEMPSDCHELFLRGQTTSGVYTIQPINAEPFKVYCEMTADGGWTVIQRRQDGSVDFDQQWQAYEKGFGTLNGEFWLGLEKMYSIAKDGGYILNIKLSDWSGDVASIRLPFRLGGEDTKYSLHIKEEGTFSPLESSLGTDASSGLPFSTHDQDNDRKSDTNCAKHLSGGWWFSNCGHSNLNGRYFQSPPPKQRHQRKQGIFWKTWRGRYYPLKSSKMMIAPAAIENKS, encoded by the exons ATGAAGACAACACTGGCAACTCTGACACTCTGCCTGGTGGCGCTCATGGCCACAGGTTTCCCCTTTGAGAGGAAAGGTGGTTCTTCGTCCGGCGGTGCTGCCAAGGAGAAGCGTGTACAGTATGCAGCGTGGGATGACGTAAATGTCATTGCCCATGGTCTGCTGCAGCTTGGTCAGGGGCTGAAGGAGCATGTGGACAAAACCAAAGTCCAGATGAGGGACATTGCCACCAAGCTTAAGGTCTTCAATCGCACCATGACAGAGTTTGGGAAGGAAAGCCAGAAGCTCCAGCAGGAAGGAGAGGCCCTGAAGGCTCGAGCCCGGGGGCTGGAGGACAGAGAGGGGCAGCTGCTCAATGTCACGGCTGAAATGAGGGAAAAGACAGAGGAGATCCAGCAGGAGAGGAGGACAATGGGGGAGAGGATAAGCCGGCTGGAGGAGAGGGTGAACAGCATGCTGCAAGGAGACGGGGTTCTGCCTGACATGAACGCCGGCAATAAGAACAGCAGTGATGCTCGCAACATCCAG atgTTGCTGGAGGCTCAGAACAGACGCATCGATGATCTGATGGAGAGGATCAGACTGCAGCAGGAGAAGCTTGACAAGCAAAATGTGCGCATCAGAACCCTGCAAAGTCAA ATCCAACAGTCAAGACTGAGACCCTCCCCTCGTAGCAGCAGTACTGACGCTTCCGCGCAAAGCAGCATTGTAGAGCAACGGGATGCACCAGCCG AAATGCCATCAGACTGTCATGAGCTGTTCTTGAGAGGTCAAACCACCAGTGGAGTCTACACCATCCAGCCAATAAACGCAGAACCTTTTAAAGTCTACTGCGAGATGACAGCTG ATGGTGGATGGACAGTGATCCAAAGGCGCCAGGACGGCTCAGTGGACTTCGACCAGCAGTGGCAGGCCTACGAAAAAGGCTTTGGCACTCTCAATG GAGAGTTCTGGTTGGGTCTAGAGAAGATGTACTCCATTGCCAAAGATGGCGGTTACATCCTTAACATCAAGCTTTCCGACTGGAGCGGTGACGTGGCATCTATTCGCCTCCCATTCCGTTTGGGCGGAGAGGACACCAAATACTCACTCCACATTAAGGAGGAAGGCACCTTCAGCCCTCTGGAGAGTTCCCTCGGCACCGACGCCAGCTCCGGCCTGCCGTTTTCCACCCACGACCAGGACAATGACCGTAAAAGCGACACTAACTGCGCCAAACATCTCTCTG gtGGATGGTGGTTCAGTAACTGCGGTCACTCCAACCTGAATGGCAGATACTTCCAGAGCCCCCCACCCAAGCAGAGGCATCAGAGGAAACAAGGGATCTTCTGGAAGACCTGGAGGGGCCGCTATTACCCTCTGAAGTCCAGCAAGATGATGATCGCCCCTGCTGCGATTGAGAACAAGTCGTAA